One Rhodoferax ferrireducens T118 DNA segment encodes these proteins:
- a CDS encoding malate dehydrogenase, whose protein sequence is MNQAPVRVTVTGAAGRVAYALLFRIASGDMLGADQPVQLVLFDLPHAMKAMQGVVMELEDCAFPLLTEIIATDDPVLAFSDTQIALLVSARPRAVGAERLEVLADNAKIFAAQGAVIGRHANPDCKVLVVGNPCNTNACVAMKAAQKFSRIPARNFAALLRLDHNRALAQLALKTGRPVGGVKRLAVWGNHSPTVYADDRFTTIDGDSVPAIIDNIAWHHDTLVRTVDKRGEAILAARGLYAEASAASAAIDQMRDWWLGTRGEWTTMGVVSDGAYGVPAGLVFGFPVITDCRDYRIVPGLAVDAFARGMIDVNVRELTAELEIVKPLLPELFG, encoded by the coding sequence ATGAACCAAGCTCCCGTTCGAGTGACCGTGACAGGTGCTGCCGGCAGGGTGGCTTATGCCTTGTTGTTTCGCATCGCCAGTGGCGACATGCTGGGTGCGGACCAGCCGGTACAACTCGTCCTGTTTGACTTGCCCCACGCCATGAAAGCCATGCAAGGCGTGGTCATGGAGTTGGAAGACTGCGCCTTTCCCCTGTTGACTGAAATAATTGCCACCGACGATCCTGTGTTGGCGTTCAGCGACACGCAGATTGCACTGCTCGTGAGTGCCCGTCCCCGCGCCGTCGGCGCGGAACGCCTGGAGGTTTTGGCTGACAACGCCAAGATTTTTGCTGCGCAGGGCGCGGTCATTGGCCGCCATGCCAACCCGGACTGCAAAGTGCTGGTGGTAGGCAATCCCTGCAATACCAATGCTTGTGTCGCGATGAAAGCGGCGCAGAAGTTCAGCCGCATTCCGGCGCGCAATTTCGCTGCACTGCTGCGTCTGGACCACAATCGCGCGCTCGCCCAGCTGGCACTTAAAACCGGTCGGCCGGTGGGCGGCGTGAAGCGCCTTGCAGTCTGGGGCAACCATTCGCCCACGGTCTACGCCGACGACCGATTCACAACGATTGATGGTGACAGCGTTCCGGCCATTATTGACAACATCGCATGGCACCACGATACCCTTGTCAGGACCGTCGATAAACGCGGCGAAGCCATTCTGGCAGCGCGAGGGCTTTATGCCGAAGCTTCGGCGGCCAGTGCGGCCATCGACCAGATGCGGGACTGGTGGCTTGGCACGCGAGGCGAATGGACGACGATGGGCGTGGTGTCCGACGGTGCCTACGGCGTGCCTGCGGGTCTGGTCTTCGGTTTCCCCGTAATCACTGACTGCCGTGACTACCGCATTGTTCCGGGGCTTGCCGTCGATGCGTTTGCACGCGGCATGATCGACGTCAACGTGCGCGAACTCACTGCCGAGCTTGAAATCGTCAAACCCTTGCTACCCGAGCTGTTTGGCTGA
- a CDS encoding RBBP9/YdeN family alpha/beta hydrolase, translating into MTSTDLKTNEFLLAAAGRYDFVLVPGRFNSGATHWQSIWEHELPIWKRVVQRNWDDPDVHRLNGSLRRLLAHCSRPVLLVGHSLGALASCCLAREMPHLVGAVMLVAPAEPARFYAQDDVPECRLGVPSMLVASHNDPFMSFARAEYWAGVWGSELVDLGEAGHINVESGFGSWRFGKEVLCKLIEKADAATSGGSAKQLG; encoded by the coding sequence ATGACCTCCACGGACCTCAAGACGAACGAATTTCTGCTGGCAGCAGCTGGGCGCTACGACTTTGTGCTCGTTCCCGGTCGTTTCAACAGCGGGGCGACGCATTGGCAGTCCATCTGGGAGCATGAGTTGCCGATCTGGAAGCGTGTTGTCCAGCGCAACTGGGATGATCCTGATGTTCATAGATTGAATGGTTCCTTGCGCCGCCTGTTGGCACATTGCAGCCGCCCGGTTTTGCTGGTTGGGCACAGCCTGGGCGCACTCGCGTCGTGCTGTCTGGCCAGGGAAATGCCCCACTTGGTGGGCGCCGTGATGCTGGTAGCCCCGGCCGAACCGGCCAGGTTTTATGCGCAGGACGACGTTCCCGAATGCAGGCTGGGTGTGCCGAGCATGCTGGTCGCGAGCCACAACGACCCCTTCATGAGCTTTGCACGTGCCGAGTATTGGGCCGGAGTTTGGGGCAGCGAACTGGTCGACTTGGGTGAAGCCGGACACATCAACGTCGAGTCCGGGTTTGGCTCGTGGCGTTTCGGCAAGGAAGTGCTGTGCAAGCTGATCGAAAAGGCCGACGCCGCGACATCTGGCGGCTCAGCCAAACAGCTCGGGTAG
- the citG gene encoding triphosphoribosyl-dephospho-CoA synthase CitG, which translates to MPTATALRIDAGSGASDLGEAIGRLAERSLVLELELTPKPGLVDRANSGAHRDMDVGTFRASIAAISPWFSFFFERGVDGSAVPVEDFLRYIRADGMACERAMFAATLGVNTHKGSVFSFGLLCAAAGRLHGRGRPLSRASVCAEVSHICAGLVKRELLLPAAARTAGELLYWQHGLTGARGEAQSGFATACAHGVVPYLLARAKGMDEERSLFEALLQLMAHNRDTNIVSRGGMEGLCLVQAEARRLLDCPTPSRSARTAQLAAFDQLLIERNLSPGGSADLLAVSWFLANLDELVCKCVA; encoded by the coding sequence ATGCCTACCGCAACAGCCCTGCGAATTGATGCCGGAAGCGGCGCAAGCGATCTGGGTGAGGCCATTGGCCGCCTTGCCGAGCGGTCTTTGGTACTCGAACTGGAACTGACGCCCAAGCCAGGTCTGGTGGATCGTGCCAATTCCGGTGCCCATCGTGACATGGATGTTGGCACCTTCCGCGCCAGCATCGCGGCCATTTCACCGTGGTTTTCGTTTTTCTTCGAGCGCGGCGTAGATGGCAGCGCGGTGCCGGTTGAGGATTTTCTTCGCTACATTCGGGCCGACGGGATGGCCTGTGAGCGCGCCATGTTCGCAGCCACGTTAGGGGTGAATACGCACAAGGGCAGCGTATTTTCGTTCGGACTGCTGTGTGCCGCTGCCGGGCGACTGCACGGTCGTGGTCGTCCGCTTTCGCGCGCCAGCGTATGTGCTGAGGTTTCCCATATCTGCGCCGGTCTCGTCAAGCGCGAACTGCTCCTGCCTGCGGCGGCGCGCACTGCCGGTGAGCTGTTGTACTGGCAGCACGGTTTAACCGGAGCGCGTGGCGAAGCACAGAGCGGTTTCGCTACGGCTTGCGCGCATGGCGTCGTGCCCTACCTGCTGGCGCGTGCCAAAGGGATGGACGAGGAGAGATCGCTTTTTGAGGCGCTGCTGCAATTGATGGCACACAATCGCGACACAAACATCGTGTCGCGCGGCGGCATGGAAGGGCTTTGCCTGGTGCAGGCCGAAGCCAGACGGCTGCTGGATTGCCCAACGCCATCCAGGTCCGCTCGGACAGCGCAACTCGCCGCCTTCGATCAACTCTTGATCGAACGCAACCTCAGCCCGGGCGGGAGCGCCGATTTGCTGGCAGTCAGTTGGTTCCTGGCTAACCTGGACGAGCTTGTGTGCAAGTGTGTCGCTTGA
- the citX gene encoding citrate lyase holo-[acyl-carrier protein] synthase, with product MLAPVSEPISAPVSLEQMLARREARVADQQNLLRRFKRPLVQLTLVTPGPIKDTSDARFVFEQGLAAMHQALAANGYAVLASEGACFMTGPEALLVVDADPLTIKRCLMALEEQHPLGRLWDLDVMGLEGASLSRRQFDVSPRRCLLCDQAAHACARGGIHALAQLRRAIQDKIDAYRNSPAN from the coding sequence ATGCTGGCGCCAGTGTCCGAGCCGATCAGCGCCCCGGTCAGCCTCGAGCAGATGCTGGCACGGCGGGAGGCGCGCGTGGCCGACCAGCAAAACCTGCTGCGGCGTTTCAAACGGCCCCTGGTGCAGTTGACGCTGGTCACGCCCGGACCGATCAAGGATACGAGCGATGCGCGCTTTGTCTTTGAGCAAGGGCTCGCCGCCATGCACCAGGCGCTCGCCGCCAATGGCTACGCGGTGCTGGCGTCGGAAGGCGCTTGCTTCATGACCGGACCGGAAGCCCTGCTGGTGGTGGATGCCGATCCGCTCACCATCAAGCGCTGCCTCATGGCGCTCGAGGAGCAGCACCCCCTGGGTCGGCTGTGGGATCTGGACGTGATGGGTCTGGAGGGCGCCAGCCTCTCGCGCCGGCAATTTGATGTGTCACCCAGACGCTGTCTGCTCTGTGATCAAGCCGCCCACGCGTGTGCCCGCGGCGGTATCCATGCGCTGGCCCAGTTGCGGCGTGCCATACAGGACAAGATCGATGCCTACCGCAACAGCCCTGCGAATTGA
- the citF gene encoding citrate lyase subunit alpha, with the protein MNQELIKDQLALFQSNPTLKGLKPFESFCAGAPYLKDLQQKLGRKMVQTLEEAVQRTGLKDGMTISFHHGYREGDRTINQVVQLLASMGFKNLTLAASSLMSCNTPLIEHIRSGVIRRIYTSGMRGKLAEAISNGLMEEPVHIHSHGGRVHLIQSGEIAIDVAFLGVSACDEFGNANGVSGRSRCGSLGYAKVDAKFARNVIMLTEEFLPFPNTPVSISQDQVDFIVKVNEVGDPSKISVGAARVTSDPRELLIARFAADVIEHSGYFKDGFSVQTGSGASSTAATRFMEHRMRKKDVKAAFALGGISGGIVELHKKGLIAKLIDTQSFDADATESLRTSPSHFEVSTNEYANPSSKGTYCDRVDVVILSALEIDINFNVNVLTGSDGVMRGASGGHCDVAAAANLAIVVCPLIRSRIPTVVNKVTTIVTPGECIGVLVTDHGIAVNPRRPEVEQRLKDAGLPVMSIAQLYARALEISGRPSPIEFLDKIVGIVRYRDGSVIDVVRQIKPMD; encoded by the coding sequence ATGAACCAGGAACTTATCAAAGATCAGCTCGCGCTGTTCCAATCCAACCCGACCCTCAAGGGCTTGAAGCCATTTGAGAGCTTTTGCGCCGGTGCGCCATACCTCAAGGACTTACAACAAAAGTTGGGCCGCAAGATGGTCCAGACCCTGGAGGAGGCAGTGCAGCGGACCGGACTCAAGGACGGCATGACGATCTCGTTTCATCACGGGTACCGCGAGGGCGACCGCACCATCAATCAAGTGGTGCAACTGCTCGCCAGCATGGGTTTCAAGAACCTCACACTGGCCGCATCGTCGCTGATGTCGTGCAACACTCCTTTGATTGAACACATTCGAAGCGGCGTGATCCGGCGCATCTACACCTCGGGCATGCGCGGCAAACTGGCAGAAGCGATATCGAACGGATTGATGGAGGAACCGGTCCACATTCACTCGCATGGCGGGCGAGTGCACCTGATTCAGAGTGGTGAAATCGCGATTGACGTCGCCTTTCTTGGCGTTTCAGCCTGTGACGAATTTGGCAACGCCAACGGGGTCAGCGGAAGATCGCGCTGCGGCTCACTGGGTTATGCCAAGGTTGATGCCAAGTTCGCCCGCAATGTCATCATGCTGACGGAGGAGTTCCTACCCTTTCCGAATACGCCGGTCAGCATCTCCCAGGACCAGGTCGATTTCATTGTCAAGGTCAATGAGGTGGGTGATCCATCCAAGATCAGTGTTGGTGCGGCCCGTGTCACAAGCGATCCGCGCGAGCTGTTGATCGCCCGCTTTGCGGCCGACGTGATTGAGCATTCCGGGTATTTCAAGGACGGTTTCTCGGTTCAGACCGGTTCCGGCGCATCGTCGACCGCGGCGACACGGTTCATGGAACACCGCATGCGCAAGAAGGACGTCAAGGCGGCGTTTGCCTTGGGTGGCATCAGTGGCGGCATCGTCGAACTTCACAAAAAGGGTTTGATCGCGAAGCTCATCGACACCCAGAGTTTCGACGCTGATGCAACGGAGTCGCTGCGGACTTCGCCTAGCCACTTCGAAGTTTCGACCAACGAATACGCCAATCCGAGTTCCAAGGGGACCTACTGTGACCGCGTGGACGTGGTGATCCTGAGCGCACTGGAAATCGACATCAACTTCAACGTCAACGTGCTCACCGGTTCAGACGGTGTGATGCGGGGCGCTTCGGGCGGTCATTGTGACGTGGCGGCGGCGGCCAATCTTGCCATTGTCGTCTGCCCGCTGATTCGCAGCCGCATCCCGACCGTCGTCAACAAGGTCACCACCATCGTCACTCCGGGTGAATGTATTGGCGTGCTCGTCACCGACCATGGCATTGCCGTCAACCCCAGGCGCCCGGAAGTTGAGCAGCGACTGAAGGACGCCGGCTTGCCCGTCATGAGTATTGCGCAGCTTTATGCACGCGCGCTTGAAATCAGCGGCCGGCCTTCGCCCATCGAGTTCCTTGACAAGATCGTCGGCATCGTGCGCTACCGGGACGGAAGCGTGATTGATGTGGTGCGGCAAATCAAACCCATGGACTGA
- the citE gene encoding citrate (pro-3S)-lyase subunit beta: protein MKLRRSMLFMPGSNSAMLSTAFVFKPDSIMFDLEDAVALREKDAARILVFHALQHPLYKDIETVVRINPLDTPFGLDDLEAAVRGGAHIVRLPKTDSADDVRRLEAEIARIEHACGREVGSTQLMAAVESASGVVNAVSIATSSPRMMGIALAGFDYVMDMQTERGDGTELFYARCAVLHAARVAKIDAFDVVFSDVNDDDGFLKEVDLIRRLGFNGKSLINPRQIELLHNAYAPTEEDVEYARRVVAAADKAEREGLGVIALNGKMIDAPIVNHARRVIQSALASGVRK, encoded by the coding sequence ATGAAGCTGCGTCGAAGCATGTTGTTCATGCCGGGTTCCAACTCGGCGATGTTGAGTACCGCCTTTGTCTTCAAGCCCGATTCCATCATGTTCGATCTTGAAGACGCCGTCGCATTGCGCGAGAAAGACGCGGCACGCATTCTGGTCTTTCATGCGCTGCAGCACCCGCTGTACAAGGACATTGAAACCGTTGTCAGAATCAACCCGCTTGATACCCCGTTCGGGCTCGATGACCTTGAGGCGGCGGTGCGTGGCGGCGCCCACATCGTGCGGCTGCCCAAGACAGACTCCGCAGACGATGTGCGCCGCCTGGAGGCGGAGATCGCGCGCATCGAGCATGCATGCGGCCGCGAAGTCGGCTCCACGCAACTGATGGCCGCCGTCGAGTCGGCATCTGGCGTTGTCAATGCAGTGTCCATTGCAACATCAAGTCCGCGCATGATGGGCATCGCATTGGCCGGTTTTGACTACGTGATGGACATGCAGACCGAGCGCGGCGACGGCACCGAACTGTTCTACGCGCGCTGTGCCGTATTGCACGCGGCGCGTGTTGCAAAAATTGATGCATTCGACGTGGTGTTTTCCGACGTTAATGACGACGACGGTTTCCTCAAGGAAGTCGATCTGATCAGAAGGCTGGGATTCAACGGCAAGTCCCTCATCAACCCGCGCCAGATCGAGCTGCTGCACAACGCATATGCGCCAACGGAAGAGGACGTCGAATATGCCAGGCGCGTGGTCGCGGCCGCCGACAAAGCGGAACGTGAAGGCCTTGGTGTCATCGCACTCAACGGCAAGATGATCGATGCCCCCATCGTCAACCATGCCCGTCGCGTGATTCAGAGCGCTTTGGCCTCGGGTGTGCGCAAGTAA
- the citD gene encoding citrate lyase acyl carrier protein: MKIIKEAVAGTLESSDLLVKVAPGLPDRLDIHIRSEVMRQFGAHIRAVIDDTLGKLGVTEGDVTVEDKGALDCAIRARLQTAVLRSVGDVKIEWEKLQ, from the coding sequence ATGAAAATCATCAAGGAAGCAGTCGCCGGCACGCTGGAATCCAGCGACCTGCTGGTCAAGGTGGCCCCTGGCCTGCCGGATCGGCTTGACATTCACATTCGAAGCGAAGTGATGCGTCAGTTTGGCGCCCATATTCGCGCCGTGATTGACGATACCCTGGGCAAGCTCGGCGTAACAGAAGGTGACGTCACAGTCGAAGACAAAGGCGCCTTGGACTGTGCCATTCGGGCCCGCCTGCAGACAGCCGTCTTGCGCAGTGTCGGAGACGTCAAGATCGAGTGGGAGAAATTGCAATGA
- the citC gene encoding [citrate (pro-3S)-lyase] ligase, with the protein MHVIQDYYSEYQSFTSGGLDWAVENFSDNPKLKDEIAEFLRSCDLELDGNITDFVTVRAANKLVACAGMGENIIKCVAVSLSLRGQNITLRLISEVTNLAADMGRYHLFLYTKPENQALFSRCGFYPLVEMPGTIALMENSPVGLARYCDSLAATREPGNKIGSIVMNANPFTFGHQYLAQQASDACDWLHVFVVGENSSLITYEDRLALVRDGLKNMPRTTVHPGSIYMISKATFPSYFLKDRGIVDQCHTALDLIIFREHVAPALGITHRFVGTEPFCEVTKKYNADMKHWLMQAASKAPAIEVVELERIAHSGMAISASKVRRYLRADDFEHMADLVPQATLDLLRVKYFDPGARVATGTG; encoded by the coding sequence ATGCATGTAATCCAGGACTACTACTCGGAGTACCAATCCTTCACTAGTGGCGGCCTGGACTGGGCGGTCGAGAATTTTTCTGACAATCCGAAGCTGAAGGACGAGATTGCCGAATTTCTGCGAAGCTGCGATCTGGAGCTGGATGGAAATATCACGGACTTCGTGACGGTCCGTGCGGCCAACAAACTGGTGGCCTGTGCCGGGATGGGTGAAAACATCATCAAATGTGTCGCCGTCTCTCTTTCGCTACGCGGTCAAAACATTACCTTGCGCCTGATATCCGAAGTGACCAATTTGGCAGCAGACATGGGGCGCTACCACTTGTTTCTGTACACGAAACCCGAGAACCAAGCGCTGTTTTCGCGCTGTGGCTTCTATCCCTTGGTCGAGATGCCGGGCACCATCGCCCTGATGGAGAATTCCCCGGTTGGCCTGGCGCGCTATTGCGACAGCCTCGCTGCCACGCGTGAGCCAGGAAACAAGATTGGCAGCATCGTGATGAACGCCAACCCTTTCACCTTCGGCCATCAATACCTGGCGCAGCAAGCCTCAGACGCCTGTGATTGGCTGCATGTATTTGTGGTCGGCGAAAATTCTTCGCTCATCACCTACGAGGATCGTCTCGCGCTGGTGCGGGACGGTCTCAAGAACATGCCCCGCACGACAGTTCACCCCGGGTCGATCTACATGATCTCCAAGGCGACGTTTCCGAGCTATTTCCTGAAAGACCGCGGCATTGTTGATCAATGTCATACCGCGCTCGACCTGATTATCTTTCGTGAGCATGTGGCACCCGCGCTGGGCATTACGCACCGTTTCGTCGGGACCGAGCCGTTCTGCGAGGTCACCAAAAAATACAACGCCGACATGAAGCATTGGCTGATGCAAGCCGCATCAAAGGCGCCCGCGATCGAGGTGGTCGAACTTGAGCGCATAGCCCATTCTGGCATGGCCATTTCGGCGTCCAAAGTGCGCCGCTACCTGCGTGCGGACGATTTCGAACACATGGCGGATCTGGTGCCGCAGGCCACCCTGGATTTGTTGCGGGTGAAGTATTTCGATCCGGGTGCCCGCGTCGCAACCGGAACCGGTTAA
- a CDS encoding isocitrate/isopropylmalate dehydrogenase family protein: MNSSNLIPVTLIPGDGIGPEIVDATLAALDALHAPFDWDRQIAGLGGIQAAGDPLPAATLDSIRRTRLALKGPLETPSGGGYRSSNVRLREEFQLYANLRPARTIIPGGRFDKIDLVVVRENLEGLYIGHEYYIPIDDDPRAVAMATGINTRAGSRRLLEFAFEHAVATGRKKVSIVHKANIMKALTGIFLETGIDLYERKYKGRFELETVIIDACAMKLVINPWQFDMLVTTNLFGDILSDLVAGLVGGLGMTPGANIGADAAIFEAVHGSAPDIAGKGIANPIALMLAAAMMLDHCKLPELAARLRKAIDETLNIDKVRTGDLGGTASTAAFTKALVSRIRTG; this comes from the coding sequence ATGAATTCTTCCAACCTCATTCCCGTCACCCTGATTCCCGGAGACGGCATCGGCCCCGAAATCGTTGACGCCACCCTGGCTGCACTTGATGCGCTGCATGCGCCCTTCGATTGGGACCGTCAGATCGCCGGTCTGGGCGGCATCCAGGCTGCGGGCGACCCCTTGCCAGCCGCCACACTCGACAGCATCCGGCGCACCCGGCTGGCGCTCAAAGGCCCGCTGGAGACGCCTTCGGGCGGCGGCTACCGCTCATCGAACGTGCGACTGCGCGAAGAGTTCCAGCTCTACGCCAACCTGCGCCCTGCCCGCACCATCATCCCGGGCGGGCGTTTCGACAAGATCGATCTGGTGGTGGTGCGCGAGAACCTCGAAGGCCTGTACATCGGTCATGAATACTACATCCCGATCGACGACGACCCGCGTGCGGTGGCCATGGCCACCGGCATCAACACCCGGGCCGGTAGCCGGCGCCTGCTGGAATTCGCCTTTGAACATGCCGTTGCGACCGGGCGCAAGAAGGTCTCGATCGTGCACAAGGCCAACATCATGAAGGCGCTGACCGGCATCTTCCTGGAAACCGGCATCGACCTGTACGAACGCAAGTACAAGGGCCGCTTTGAACTCGAGACCGTGATCATTGATGCCTGCGCAATGAAGCTGGTGATCAACCCCTGGCAATTCGACATGCTGGTCACCACCAACCTGTTCGGTGACATCCTGTCCGACCTGGTCGCCGGGCTGGTGGGTGGCCTGGGCATGACGCCGGGTGCCAACATCGGGGCCGATGCGGCCATCTTTGAGGCGGTACATGGCTCGGCCCCGGACATCGCGGGCAAGGGCATTGCCAATCCAATCGCCCTGATGCTGGCAGCCGCGATGATGCTCGACCACTGCAAGTTACCCGAACTGGCCGCTCGCCTGCGCAAAGCCATCGATGAAACCCTGAACATCGACAAGGTGCGCACCGGCGACCTCGGCGGCACGGCCAGCACCGCCGCGTTCACGAAGGCGCTGGTGAGCCGGATTAGGACCGGCTAA
- a CDS encoding DASS family sodium-coupled anion symporter produces the protein MKIKWKTLAPLFVWLAIVLSPIPTGLVANQWNYFAVFAAVITGLVFESFPVGAVGLIGLTFAAVMGYVEPNPGKSIKWALAGFSEGTVWLIVGAFMFAVGYRKSGLGERIALQLVRLLGKRTLGLGYAVAFADVLLGPATPSNTARSGGTIFPIISNIPKIFGSEPGPTAGKIGTYVMWTAFATTGVTSSLFFTALAPNAAALSIAKKTVGVDVSWAQWFTGFAPLGILLILLVPLLSYVLCRPEVKESPEIVEWAADQLNIKGPMSRNEWLMTAFVLLAMFLWITGANKSITVPFFGSNYINATMVVLVVISLMLVTKVIDFADIIAEKGAWEVFIFLASLLTLASGLNEIGFIKWVAESFAAPLHGVSPTWALIALVALFFWIHYFFSSLTSHTAAVLPVVLSVGAAIPGLSVPTLTMLCMYSLGLMGVIGPYATGPAPIYFGSGYIGKAQFWKLGLIFGLVYFAGLILIVLPWLQSGL, from the coding sequence ATGAAAATCAAGTGGAAGACCCTAGCGCCATTGTTCGTATGGCTCGCCATCGTGCTTAGCCCGATTCCCACCGGACTTGTGGCCAACCAGTGGAACTATTTCGCCGTATTCGCGGCGGTGATCACAGGCCTGGTGTTCGAATCGTTCCCAGTGGGTGCAGTCGGCCTCATCGGCCTGACGTTCGCAGCGGTCATGGGTTATGTCGAACCCAATCCAGGCAAATCCATCAAGTGGGCGCTTGCCGGCTTCTCGGAAGGCACCGTCTGGCTGATCGTCGGCGCGTTCATGTTCGCCGTGGGTTACCGAAAAAGCGGTTTGGGCGAACGCATTGCGTTGCAACTGGTCAGGTTGCTCGGCAAAAGAACGCTGGGTCTGGGTTATGCCGTGGCCTTTGCCGACGTGCTGCTAGGGCCGGCAACCCCGTCGAACACGGCGCGCAGCGGGGGCACCATTTTCCCGATCATCAGCAACATTCCCAAGATCTTCGGATCAGAGCCCGGGCCCACGGCGGGCAAGATCGGCACCTATGTGATGTGGACGGCATTCGCCACAACAGGCGTGACCAGTTCGCTATTTTTTACCGCACTGGCACCGAATGCGGCCGCGCTGAGCATCGCCAAGAAAACCGTCGGTGTTGATGTGAGCTGGGCACAATGGTTCACCGGCTTCGCACCGCTGGGCATCCTGTTGATCTTGTTGGTGCCGCTGTTGAGTTACGTCCTGTGCAGACCCGAAGTGAAGGAGAGTCCGGAAATCGTGGAGTGGGCTGCCGACCAACTCAACATCAAAGGCCCTATGTCGCGCAACGAGTGGCTGATGACGGCGTTTGTTCTGCTCGCCATGTTTCTGTGGATCACCGGGGCCAACAAGAGCATCACGGTTCCATTCTTCGGATCGAACTACATCAACGCCACGATGGTGGTACTGGTGGTCATCTCGCTGATGCTGGTGACCAAAGTCATTGACTTCGCCGACATCATCGCCGAGAAGGGCGCTTGGGAGGTGTTTATCTTCCTGGCTTCACTGCTCACCCTGGCGTCAGGTTTGAACGAAATCGGCTTTATCAAATGGGTTGCCGAGTCGTTTGCCGCGCCCTTGCATGGGGTTTCACCGACGTGGGCGCTGATTGCACTGGTCGCGCTGTTCTTCTGGATTCACTACTTCTTTTCGAGTCTCACGTCGCACACTGCGGCAGTGCTTCCTGTCGTGCTGTCGGTAGGGGCGGCAATTCCAGGTCTTTCGGTTCCGACGCTGACCATGTTGTGTATGTACAGTCTGGGCCTGATGGGCGTAATTGGCCCGTACGCCACCGGTCCGGCACCGATCTATTTTGGAAGTGGTTACATCGGCAAAGCGCAGTTCTGGAAGCTTGGCCTGATATTCGGTCTGGTGTACTTCGCAGGGCTGATCCTGATCGTTCTGCCCTGGTTGCAGTCGGGCCTGTGA
- a CDS encoding heparan-alpha-glucosaminide N-acetyltransferase: MTHQPLTRAATSSSLRFDAVDALRGLAMVWMTFFHFSFDLNQFGYIKQDFYHAPLWTWQRTLIVSLFLFCAGLGQAIAVAQGQRWPRFWRRWAQILGCALLVTVGSWWMFPQSYIYFGVLHGMALMLIIARLTARWGGRLWWLGACAIAIQLIASYALQTEATAQLAEMLNSPQLNWLGLITRKPITEDYVPLLPWLGVMWWGEAAGTWLTRHGAALSWRLPAAFKPLAMLGRWSLSYYMLHQPVLLGGLMAVGWLAK; the protein is encoded by the coding sequence ATGACGCATCAACCCTTAACCCGTGCTGCCACTTCATCGTCCCTCCGATTTGACGCCGTGGACGCCCTGCGCGGCTTGGCGATGGTCTGGATGACTTTCTTCCATTTCAGTTTCGACCTGAACCAGTTCGGCTACATCAAGCAGGATTTTTATCATGCCCCGCTGTGGACCTGGCAACGCACCTTGATCGTGAGCCTGTTCTTATTTTGTGCCGGACTGGGCCAAGCCATTGCCGTGGCGCAGGGACAGCGTTGGCCGCGCTTCTGGCGCCGCTGGGCGCAAATATTGGGCTGTGCGCTGCTGGTCACGGTTGGTTCCTGGTGGATGTTCCCGCAAAGTTATATCTACTTTGGTGTCCTGCACGGCATGGCGCTGATGCTGATCATTGCGCGCCTGACAGCGCGTTGGGGCGGGCGTTTATGGTGGCTGGGGGCCTGCGCAATTGCTATCCAATTAATAGCATCTTACGCCCTTCAGACGGAGGCTACAGCCCAATTGGCCGAAATGTTGAATTCCCCCCAACTGAACTGGCTGGGCCTGATTACACGCAAACCCATTACCGAAGACTACGTGCCGCTGCTGCCCTGGCTGGGCGTGATGTGGTGGGGTGAGGCGGCCGGAACATGGTTGACGCGCCATGGCGCCGCCTTGTCATGGCGCCTGCCGGCGGCGTTCAAACCGCTGGCGATGCTGGGGCGTTGGAGTCTGAGCTACTACATGCTGCACCAGCCGGTGTTGCTGGGCGGTCTGATGGCCGTCGGGTGGTTGGCAAAATAG